The genomic DNA CTGCTGCGCCATGCAGATCAACGAGCTCGCGGAGTGGATCCGCACCGTTGACGACCCCTCGGTCGCGCCGCTCATCGAGAACCTCCAGCAGACCCTCGACTCCTTCGTCGAGATCGGACTCGGGTACCTCTCCCTCGACCGCCCCGCAGGCACGCTGTCGGGCGGCGAGGCCCAGCGCACCAAGATGATCCGGCACCTCAACAGCTCTCTCACCGACATCACCTACGTCTTCGACGAGCCCACCATCGGGCTCCATCCGCACGACATCGCGCGGATGAACGACCTGCTGCTGCGACTGCGCGACAAGGGCAACACCGTCCTCGTCGTCGAGCACAAACCCGAGGCGATCGCCGTCGCGGACCACGTCGTGGACCTCGGCCCGAAGGCCGGCACCGCCGGCGGCGAGATCGTGTTCGAGGGCACCGTCGACGGTCTGCGTGCCGCGGACACGCTCACCGGCCGCCACCTCGACGACCGTGCGCGCCTCAAGGACGCGGTCCGGGCACCGTCGGGCGTGCTCGAGGTGCGCGGCGCGTCCGAGCACAACCTCCAGGACGTCGACGTCGACGTGCCGCTCGGCGTGCTCGTTGTGGTCACCGGGGTCGCCGGGTCGGGCAAGAGCTCGCTCATCCACGGCTCGATCAGCCCCCGTGAGGGCGTGGTCACCGTCGACCAGACCCCGATCAAGGGCAGTCGGCGCAGTAACCCCGCCACCTACACCGGACTGCTCGACCACATCCGCAAGGCCTTCGCGAAGGCCAACGGCGTCAAGCCCGCGCTGTTCAGCGCGAACTCCGAGGGCGCCTGCCCCGCCTGCAACGGGGCGGGCGTGATCTACACCGACCTCGGGATCATGGCCGGCGTCTCCACCACCTGTGAGGAGTGCGAGGGCAAACGCTTCCAGGCGGCGGTGCTCGAGTACCGGTTCGGCGGGAAGGACATCAGCGAGGTGCTCGCCATGCCCGTCGCGGAGGCGCTGGAGTTCTTCGGTGACGGCGAGGCCAGGATCCCGGGGGCGCACAAGATCCTCGGTCACCTCAGCGACGTGGGGCTGGGTTACGTCGGGCTGGGGCAGCCGCTGACCACGCTGTCGGGAGGCGAGCGCCAGCGACTCAAGCTGGCCACGCACATGGGCGACAAGGGCGGTGTCCTGGTCCTCGACGAGCCGACCACGGGCCTCCACCTCGCCGACGTCGAGCAGCTCCTGGGACTCCTCGACCGGCTCGTGGACGGAGGCAAATCGGTCATCGTCATCGAGCATCACCAGGCCGTGATGGCACACGGCGACTGGATCATCGACATCGGGCCGGGCGCCGGGCACGACGGCGGCCGGGTGGTCTTCGAGGGCACCCCGTCGGAGCTGGTGGCCGCACGCGGGACCCTCACGGGCGAGCACCTCGCGGCCTACGTGGACGCCTGACGGTGCCGGGGCCTTCAGGTTCGTCGCCTACCATCGCTGACGTGACCACCACCGAGGCCGTCGGGCCCCCTTCACCGAACCGTCGCACCACCGGGATCCTGCTGCTCGTGACCGGCGTCCTGGGGCTGTTGGCCTCGGCGATGCTGACGATCGACAAGATCAGGCTGCTCGAGGACCCGAACTTCGTCCCCGGGTGCAGCCTCGACCCGACGATCTCCTGCGGCTCCGTCATGCAGTCCTGGCAGGGGTCGCTCTTCGGCTTCCCCAACCCCCTGATCGGCATCGCCTCGTTCTCGGTGGTGATCGTCGCCGGCGTGCTCGCGCTCGGCGGCGTCGACCTCCCCCGCTGGTTCTGGACCGGGCTGGCGATCGGTGCCGCCGCGGGCATCGCGCTCGTGATCTTCCTGATCTACTCGAGCCTGTTCGTGATCCACGCGCTCTGCCTGTGGTGCATGCTCGTCTGGACGATCATGCCCATCGTCCTCGCGACCGCCGTGGCCGCAGCGCTGGGGCCGAAGGCGACGCAGCAGGTCAAGCAGTTGCTGGCCGCGCTCGTGCTGCTCTGGTACATCGTCGTGCTGACGCTGATCGCGGTGCAGTTCTGGGACTACTGGAGCAGCAAGTTCTAGATCAGTTCCAGGTGTCCTCGAGCATGCGCGGCTTGCACGCCTGGTAGGCGCCGAAACCGAGTACGACGAGGCAACCGAACAACATCAGGAACGGCGCGGTCCACCCGTGGGTGGCCTCGTGCAGCAGCCCGAATCCGAGCGGTCCGGCGCACGCCGCCAGGTAACCCACGCCCTGCATGAACCCGGACAGTGAGGCGGAGCCCGCTCCCGTTCGGGTGCGCAGATTCACCAGCGTGAGGGCCATGGGGAACGTCGTCGGGCCCAGTCCCGCCGCGATCACCCAGACCCAGGTCAGCGTCATCGGGGCGAACAGCAGGCCGAGGAAGCCCACCACGAAGCAACCGAGGAAGACGATCACCAGCGGGAACGGGTTCTCCATCCGGGCGCAGAGTCCCGGGATCACGAGTGTCGCGACGAATCCGACGCCCGAGAACAGCGCGACCATGTTGCCGCCGAGCGCCGCGCTGCCGCCCGCGTCGGAGAGGATCGTCGGGATCCAGGTGAACATGGCGTAGGTGTTCAGCGACGTCATGCCGAACATCGCGGCCGCGCCCCAGGCCAGGGGCGAGCGCCAGATGCGGCCCGTCGGTTCCGACGGTGCCTCCGCGGTCACGTCCTCCACGTCGTGGCCGCGTCGCGCGACGACGATGCCGAGCCACGGCAGGAATGCGGCGACGGGGATGATCGCCCA from Tsukamurella paurometabola includes the following:
- a CDS encoding ATP-binding cassette domain-containing protein, encoding MPQSAPHAADSHERIRVHGARENNLKNVSIELPKRRLTVFTGVSGSGKSSLVFGTIAAESQRLINETYSAFVQGFMPTLARPDVDVLDGLTTAIIVGQERMGSDPRSTVGTATDANAMLRILFSRLGDPHIGSPQAYSFNVASVSGAGAVKHDKGGREVKEKVTFSITGGMCPRCEGRGSISDIDLTALYDDSKSLDDGPFTIPGYSMDGWQGRIYRGSGFFDTAKPIAKYTKRELDDLLYKEPTKIKVEGINLTYEGIIPKIQKSFLSKDVDAMQPHIRAFVERAVTFAVCPECDGTRLSELARSSKINGTSIADCCAMQINELAEWIRTVDDPSVAPLIENLQQTLDSFVEIGLGYLSLDRPAGTLSGGEAQRTKMIRHLNSSLTDITYVFDEPTIGLHPHDIARMNDLLLRLRDKGNTVLVVEHKPEAIAVADHVVDLGPKAGTAGGEIVFEGTVDGLRAADTLTGRHLDDRARLKDAVRAPSGVLEVRGASEHNLQDVDVDVPLGVLVVVTGVAGSGKSSLIHGSISPREGVVTVDQTPIKGSRRSNPATYTGLLDHIRKAFAKANGVKPALFSANSEGACPACNGAGVIYTDLGIMAGVSTTCEECEGKRFQAAVLEYRFGGKDISEVLAMPVAEALEFFGDGEARIPGAHKILGHLSDVGLGYVGLGQPLTTLSGGERQRLKLATHMGDKGGVLVLDEPTTGLHLADVEQLLGLLDRLVDGGKSVIVIEHHQAVMAHGDWIIDIGPGAGHDGGRVVFEGTPSELVAARGTLTGEHLAAYVDA
- a CDS encoding vitamin K epoxide reductase family protein, whose amino-acid sequence is MTTTEAVGPPSPNRRTTGILLLVTGVLGLLASAMLTIDKIRLLEDPNFVPGCSLDPTISCGSVMQSWQGSLFGFPNPLIGIASFSVVIVAGVLALGGVDLPRWFWTGLAIGAAAGIALVIFLIYSSLFVIHALCLWCMLVWTIMPIVLATAVAAALGPKATQQVKQLLAALVLLWYIVVLTLIAVQFWDYWSSKF
- a CDS encoding CynX/NimT family MFS transporter, translated to MTSIATEPQEADQTMVRSVKQGRLLVLLAIVLFALTLRTAVTSLTPLLTRISEELHFGATIIGVFGMLPTAMFAAAGIVTPFLTTRIGLERTTLLAVAATAIGIGVRSLMGGTLGLLAFSCLALIGMGVGNVVLPPLVKRYFSDSVAVLSTAYLTCVQLGTMVPALTAVPVADAYGWRVSLAIWAIIPVAAFLPWLGIVVARRGHDVEDVTAEAPSEPTGRIWRSPLAWGAAAMFGMTSLNTYAMFTWIPTILSDAGGSAALGGNMVALFSGVGFVATLVIPGLCARMENPFPLVIVFLGCFVVGFLGLLFAPMTLTWVWVIAAGLGPTTFPMALTLVNLRTRTGAGSASLSGFMQGVGYLAACAGPLGFGLLHEATHGWTAPFLMLFGCLVVLGFGAYQACKPRMLEDTWN